The Poseidonibacter lekithochrous region TTACACTAGACGAACTATCAAAATTAAATCATATATCAAAATATCATTATCATAGAATTTTTAAAGAAGAAACAGGTGATAATTTCTCAGATACTCTAACTTCAATTAGATTACAAAAAGCAGCAAATTTATTAATCTCTAATAGATTATCTACAATTACAGAGATTTCAATAAATTGTGGTTATACATCTCATTCCTCATTTATAAAAGCTTTTAAAAAAAGATTTCACTATACTCCAAGTCAATGGAGAAAAGGTTCATATAAAGAATATACAAAACAATTACTAGATGAAAAAGATATAAAACCTTTAAATTTAGAAGCAACAATAAAAGTAAATGAAGAAATCCACTGTGCATATATAAGACACAAAGGGTATAACAAAAATATCAAATATACATGGGAAAGATTAAGAGCCTTTGCATATGAGTTAAATATTAGTAACTTTGACGAAATTGGATTACATCATGATAACCCAAGTATAACACCTTTAGAAGAGTGTAGATATGTTGCAGCAATAAGTATTCCAAAAGATATAGAAATAAAAAATAGGATTTCAACTTTTACTATTCCAAAATCATTATGTGCTGTGTTTAAATATACAGGTAAATATGGAGATATAATTAATCTAATTAGATATATTCACCATGAATGGATAGAAGACAAAGGTTATGAGATTACAACACTACCTAGTTATGTAAAATATATAAAAAATCATTTTATAGATAATGATGAATTTGAAATAGAAATAAATATCCCAATAAAAGTAATATAATGAATATAAAAAATAAATTAATCACAAATGGCTATGTATTTGCATTATTAGCAACAATTCTTTGGTCTGGCAATTTTATTGTAGCAAGGGATATAAGAGATATTGTTGATCCCTTCAGTTTATCGTTTTACAGATGGTTTCTTGCAACTATAATTTTATTACCTTTTGCAATAGTACCTTTAATAAAAAATATTGTTATAGTTAAAAGACATTTTATCTATTTAAGTATTGTGTCAATACTAGGTGTTAGTTTATTTAATACACTTATTTATATAGCTTCACACACAAGCTCAGCACTAAACCTCTCAATTATATCCATAACTTTCCCAATTATTGTAATCATAATATCTAGAGCCATATTTAAAGAGCATATAGGTATAAACAAGTTTACTGGAATATTAATAGTATTAGCAGGAGTTTTATTACTTATAACAAGAGGTGATATTTCAGTATTAGTAAATATATCATTCAATATAGGAGATCTATGGGTTTTATTAGCAGCTATATCCTTTGCCGTATATAGTATTTTATTAAGATATAAACCAAAAAGTTTATCAATGATTACTTTCCAATTAATTACTTTTATATTAGGAACAATGTACTTAACACCATTATATTTAATGGAGTTTGATACAAGAATAATAAATGAGCCAACAGTAACTAATACAATTTCTATATTATATATTGCAATATGTTCATCTTTGTTAGCCTTTATTTTTTGGAATAAATCAATAGAATTATTAGGTGCAACAAAAGCTGGAATGATTTATTACACATTACCTATTTTTACTGGATCTTTAGCATTTATTTTTTTAGATGAAATAATAAGTTATGTACACTTATTTAGTATATTGCTAATATTCATAGGAATATATATAACAAATAAAAATAAAAAAGAAATATTATGATTCAAGTAAAAAGAATATGCTCATTAATAATAATTACAAGCACACTCTTAGCTTGTGCTAATAAATCACAACATATAGAACCTAATAGTTATACAAAAGAAGGTTATTGTGTTGTAGATACAGATGAGCAAATGCAAATAGGATTAAATAGATTTAATACAAAAAAAGAGTTTAAAAAAAAATGTAACAGCAAAATGATATTCAGATTTAAAGAGAATCAATGCACCAAATTTACAATGAAAGATATGAAGTTTAATATTTTAATACAAAATAATAAAGATAAATATACATTTAAAATAGGTGAAGAAAGAACAATATGTGGAAAGACAATAATAGAAAGTATTTAATAAAGGAATAAATTTAGATAGATAAAAAAAAGGGCTAAAAAAAAAGCTTAGTTAAAAACACCTAAATGTTTTGAACTAAGCTTTGAAAAACTCAAGAGCTGGCAGCGGCCTACGTTTCCACAAGGGGACCCTGCAGTATTATCAGCGATGAAGTGCTTGACTTCCAGGTTCGGAATGGGACTGGGTATTGCCACTTCTCTATTACCACCAGCAATATGAGTAATCAACATATTATAAAAAATATATTCATTACTCACATTAAGTGAGTTATAAAAAGTAATGTTAAAGTCTTTGCGTTATTTCTAACGTCTTTGTTGACACTTAATTATTAAGTATACACTTAATAAGATAGTAAACCAAGTTATAAAAATAAGCCAAACGATCTATTAGTACTAGTCAGCTAAACGTCTTACAACGCTTACACATCTAGCCTATCAACCAGCTAGTCTTGCTGGGATCTTCAGGGAAAGTTCATCTTAGAGTTGGCTTCGTGCTTAGATGCTTTCAGCGCTTATCTCATCCGTACGTAGCTACCCAACGATGCTCTTGGCAGAACAATTGGTACACTAGTGGTACGTTCATCCCGGTCCTCTCGTACTAGGGACAAATCTCTTCAACTTTCCTACGCCCACGGAAGATAGGGACCGAACTGTCTCACGACGTTCTGAACCCAGCTCGCGTACCGCTTTAAATGGCGAACAGCCATACCCTTGGGACCTGCTCCAGCCCCAGGATGCGATGAGCCGACATCGAGGTGCCAAACCTCCCCGTCGATGTGAGCTCTTGGGGGAGATCAGCCTGTTATCCCCGGCGTACCTTTTATCCTTTGAGCGATGGCCCTTCCACACAGAACCACCGGATCACTATGACCGACTTTCGTCTCTGTTCGACTTGTATGTCTCACAGTCAAGCTAGTTTATGCCATTATACTCAACTGGCGATTTCCATCCGCCATGAACTAACCTTTGTAAGCCTCCGTTACTTTTTAGGAGGCGACCGCCCCAGTCAAACTACCCACCAGACATTGTCCTCATACGGGATAACCGTACCAAGTTAGTAACTCAAATATTCAAGGGTGGTATCTCAAGGATGGCTCATCATAAACTGGCGTCTATGAATCAAAGCCTCCCACCTATCCTGCACAAGAATATCCAAGCTACAGTGTCAAGCTGTAGTAAAGGTGCACGGGGTCTTTCCGTCTTTCCGCGGGTAGGAGGAATTTTCACCTCCACTACAATTTCACTGGATCCCTGGTTGAGACAGCTCCCATCTCGTTACGCCATTCATGCAGGTCGGTATTTAACCGACAAGGAATTTCGCTACCTTAGGACCGTTATAGTTACGGCCGCCGTTTACTCGGGCTTCGATCAAATGCTTCGCTTACGCTGACATCATCAATTAACCTTCGAGCACCGGGCAGGCGTCACACCTTATACATCCACTTACGTGTTAGCAAAGTGCTGTGTTTTTGGTAAACAGTCGGGAGGGACTCTTTGTTGCAACCTCTTTAGCTTTTGAGAGTAAATCTCTATACCAAAGTAGGCACACCTTATACCGAAGATACGGTGCTAGTTTGCAGAGTTCCTTAACCAGGGTTCTTCCACGCGCCTTAGAATACTCATCCCACCCACCTGTGTCGGTTTACGGTACGGGCAACAAATAATATACTTAGTGGCTTTTCTTGGCACGACAGTATCATCGATTCTCTATCTTCTCCGAAGAGTGTCAAGAGCCTGTAAGATCTCGGTCTCGTGTATCCCGGATTTGCCTAAGATACGACCTACGTCCTTCGACCCACTATTCCATCAGTGAGCTCGATTAACTCTATGCGTCCCCACATCGCGCTTATTTGTTGGTATTGAAATATTAATCAATTTGCCATCGTCTACCCCTTTCGGACTCGACTTAGGTCCCGACTAACCCTACGATGACGAGCATCGCGTAGGAAACCTTGGGTTTTCGGCGTTGAGGATTCTCACCTCAATTATCGCTACTCATGCCTGCATGCTCACTTCTATCCGCTCCAACGCTCCTTACCGGTACATCTTCAACGCTGAATAGAACGCTCTCCTACCACTTGGATAAATCCAAGTCTAAAGCTTCGGTGCACATCTTAGCCCCGTTATATTTTCCGCGCAGAATCACTAGACCAGTGAGCTGTTACGCTTTCTTTAAAGGATGGCTGCTTCTAAGCCAACCTCCTGGTTGTCACAGTAACTCCACATCGTTTTCCACTTAGATGTGACTTAGGGACCTTAGCTGTTAGTCTGGGTTGTTCCCCTCTCGACATAGGATTTTATCACCCTACGCCTGACTCCTGCGATTACACATATAGTATTCATAGTTTGATAGGGTTTGGTACCGCGGTAAGCAGCCCTAGCCCATTCAGTGCTCTACCCCTATATGCTACTACGCAAGGCTATACCTAAATATATTTCGGAGAGAACCAGCTATCACGAAGTTTGATTGGCCTTTCACCCCTATCCACAAGTCATCCGAGCACTTTTCAACGCACACCGGTTCGGTCCTCCACTGGCTCTTACACCAGCTTCAACCTGCTCATGGATAGATCACTTCGTTTCGGGTCTGCAGCATCTGACTAAGTCGCCCTATTAAGACTCGCTTTCGCTACGGCTTCGCACTTGGCTTAACCTTGCCAGACACCACAACTCGCAGGCTCATTATGCAAAAGGCAGTCCGTCACCCTGTTAAAAACATAGGGCTCCGAATGATTGTAAGCTAATGGTTTCAGGTTCTATTTCACTCTCCTCGCTGGAGTACTTTTCACCTTTCCCTCACGGTACTTGTTCACTATCGATCTGTAAGTAGTATTTAGGATTGGAGGGTGGTCCCCCCAGATTCAGACAAAATATCACGTGTTCCGTCCTACTCAGGATACCAATAGAGTCATTGAAGATTTCGATTACGGGAGTATCACCCTTTATACTATAGCTTTCCAACTATTTCATCTATCTTCTTTGATCTCACATCTTGGTCCTACAACCCCCTATGCAAGCATAGGGTTTGTCCTAATCCCAGTTCGCTCGCCGCTACTATGGGAATCTCATTTGATTTCTCTTCCTCCGGTTACTGAGATGTTTCACTTCACCGGGTTAGCTCTCTTTCGAGTAACATATGTCTCCATATGCTGGGTTGTCCCATTCGGAAATTCCTGGATCAAAGCTTCTTGACAGCTCCCCAAGACTTATCGCAGTCTAGTACGTCCTTCATCGCCTCTTACAGTCTAGGCATCCACCATTAGCCCTTAATAGCTTATTATAATTTAGTTGATACAAGTATCAACCGCTTTTTTGAATAATTATTCCTTGGCTACTATCTTATTAAATTTACATTTAATAAGTTAGTTGTGTCTATCTATACTTTTTATTTAAACTTTCATTTAAATAAGTTTTTTTAGATATAAAATTTTTTATTTTTAATAAATTCTTCATACGAAAGATTTTATTAACGAAAAAATTAAAGACTTTAACATTATGTTTTTAAATATCATTTTGATTATAAAACCAAATATAAATCTTACTCTTTGTAAAACTTATATTTAGTTTCAAACTTACGGCTTATATAATCTTTATAAACCGAATATAGAAAAGGTTCAATAAACCTTTTTAGTTTTGAGTTTAGAAACGAATCTAAACTCTTTCTCTGAAAGGAGGTGATCCAACCGCAGGTTCTCCTACGGTTACCTTGTTACGACTTCACCCCAGTCGCTGAATCCACTGTGGAGGGTAGCTACTTTAGCATCCCCGCTTCGAATGAGTTCAACTCCCATGGTGTGACGGGCGGTGAGTACAAGACCCGGGAACGTATTCACCGTAGCATTGCTGATCTACGATTACTAGCGATTCCAACTTCAAGTAGTCGAGTTGCAGACTACTATCCGAACTGGGAGGCATTTTTGAGATTTGCTCCACCTCGCGGTATCGCTGCTCTTTGTATGCCCCATTGTAGCACGTGTGTAGCCCTGGACGTAAGGGCCATGATGACTTGACGTCGTCCTCACCTTCCTCCTGGTTACCCAGGCAGTCTCGTTAGAGTTCTCAGCCGAACTGTTAGCAACTAACGACGAGGGTTGCGCTCGTTGCGGGACTTAACCCAACATCTCACGACACGAGCTGACGACAGCCGTGCAGCACCTGTATGAAAGTTCTAGCAAGCTAGCACTATCACATCTCTGCGTTATTCTTTCTATGTCAAGTCCAGGTAAGGTTCTTCGCGTATCGTCGAATTAAACCACATGCTCCACCGCTTGTGCGGGTCCCCGTCTATTCCTTTGAGTTTTAATCTTGCGACCGTACTCCCCAGGCGGTACACTTAATGTGTTAACTGCATTACTGCAAGGTCTAGCCTCACAACAACTAGTGTACATCGTTTAGGGCGTGGACTACCAGGGTATCTAATCCTGTTTGCTCCCCACGCTTTCGCGTCTCAGCGTCAATAATGTTCCAGTAGATCGCCTTCGCAATCGGTATTCCTTCTGATCTCTACGGATTTTACCCCTACACCAGAAATTCCATCTACCTCTCCCATATTCTAGGTAAGCAGTTTTCAAAGCAGTTCAATGGTTGAGCCATTGGATTTCACTTCAAACTTACAAACCCGCCTACACGCTCTTTACGCCCAGTGATTCCGAGTAACGCTTGCACCCTCCGTATTACCGCGGCTGCTGGCACGGAGTTAGCCGGTGCTTATTCATATAGTACCGTCATTATCTTCCTATATAAAAGGAGTTTACGCACCGAAATGTGTCATCCTCCACGCGGCGTTGCTGCATCAGACTTTCGTCCATTGTGCAATATTCCCCACTGCTGCCTCCCGTAGGAGTCTGGACCGTGTCTCAGTTCCAGTGTGACTGATCATCCTCTCAAACCAGTTAGGCGTCATAGTCTTGGTGAGCCATTACCTCACCAACAAACTGATACCGTACAGGCCGATCCTAGAGCTATAAATATTTCCCTTGCAGTCTTAAGACTTAAAGGCATATGGGGTATTAGCATTCGTTTCCAAATGTTATCCCCCTCTCTAGGGCACGTTACCTATATATTACTCACCCGTGCGCCACTTAGCTGACAGTTATAGTAAACTATAACCCGTTCTCGTTCGACTTGCATGTGTTAAGCACGCCGCCAGCGTTCACTCTGAGCCAGGATCAAACTCTCCATAAATGAATGTTTGAAACTGACAATTTTTGTATTAATTACAAAATTATCACTCAAATGTTTTTACTTAATGTAAAAAGCTTAAATAGACAAGAAACTTGTTCTTGTTTTGTTTTATTGTTTATTCTATATTCGGTTTATAAAGATTACTTCTTTTTAAACCATCTGTTTTTAAAGATCATATCTCTTCAGAACTTTGTGTCGTTCCTCTGAAATTGGACGGGAATTATAGACAAATTAATCCCCTTTGTCAAGGGAGTTTTCTTAATATAACTTTAAATTTTTACTTTTGTGCTTTTTTTACTGCTTTTTTATATTTCTGAGTAAGATTTACTAGTTTTTATTTGTATTGTTTGTTTTTTTGTATTCGTTTTTTGAATATATTTGTAATTTTGTATTTATAGGAGATAAAAGTAGTTTTTTATTTTTTATTAAAGTCTTTATTATATATGTATTCTGATATATCTTCTAGAGTTGTCTTATCATATGCTAGGTTTGGCATTAAGTTATATAATTCTATAGAGTCTTTCATTATAGAGTTTATTTCGTTTGGCTTATATACCCATGTACTCATATAATATATAAAGTCTTTTTTATTTGGAAAGGCTTCTTTATATTTATTTTGTATTTCTATTATAGTGGGTGCTGATTTATTATTGTTATTAGTATTATGGCAGGTAATACAGTTACCATTGAAAAGTAATTCTTGATAGTTTGCATTTAATATATTGATTAATAGTATTAGTATAAATAATGATTTCATTTGATTATTTTAGCTAAGTTATAATTTTTTTGGATTGATTTAGGTTAAGTGGTACTCCCAGCACGATTCGAACGTGCGACCTACGCCTTAGAAGGGCGTTGCTCTATCCAGCTGAGCTATGGAAGCATCTTATTTTAGTTTAAAGCTAAAAAG contains the following coding sequences:
- a CDS encoding DMT family transporter, which gives rise to MNIKNKLITNGYVFALLATILWSGNFIVARDIRDIVDPFSLSFYRWFLATIILLPFAIVPLIKNIVIVKRHFIYLSIVSILGVSLFNTLIYIASHTSSALNLSIISITFPIIVIIISRAIFKEHIGINKFTGILIVLAGVLLLITRGDISVLVNISFNIGDLWVLLAAISFAVYSILLRYKPKSLSMITFQLITFILGTMYLTPLYLMEFDTRIINEPTVTNTISILYIAICSSLLAFIFWNKSIELLGATKAGMIYYTLPIFTGSLAFIFLDEIISYVHLFSILLIFIGIYITNKNKKEIL
- a CDS encoding cytochrome C translates to MKSLFILILLINILNANYQELLFNGNCITCHNTNNNNKSAPTIIEIQNKYKEAFPNKKDFIYYMSTWVYKPNEINSIMKDSIELYNLMPNLAYDKTTLEDISEYIYNKDFNKK
- a CDS encoding AraC family transcriptional regulator yields the protein MYKYIDTNITLDELSKLNHISKYHYHRIFKEETGDNFSDTLTSIRLQKAANLLISNRLSTITEISINCGYTSHSSFIKAFKKRFHYTPSQWRKGSYKEYTKQLLDEKDIKPLNLEATIKVNEEIHCAYIRHKGYNKNIKYTWERLRAFAYELNISNFDEIGLHHDNPSITPLEECRYVAAISIPKDIEIKNRISTFTIPKSLCAVFKYTGKYGDIINLIRYIHHEWIEDKGYEITTLPSYVKYIKNHFIDNDEFEIEINIPIKVI